A portion of the Acidobacteriaceae bacterium genome contains these proteins:
- a CDS encoding acyltransferase, which yields MQTLRAIAVLLVLTYHAAARTAQILSRNIADWGRGRAGVDIFFVLSGFVMVYSSLRLFDDPYGWKIFLERRLARVVPMYWIATTIKIAIMLMAASLVLHSSLTPSTIFLSFLFLPSALKEGSGLLIQAAWTLSFEMLFYCLFTFILYFRLSLFPVMGIVLSCFTLISFLHPQSSSSPLFFFFNSVIFEFYLGMLIARYCTGRFRVTRVQGMAIFSLGISLLLLLPEYPTIPRLFTMGLPSAMMVMAIVLLEEYLARPAKAILWIAEASYAIYLFQMLTIQIVPTLLKRIHYPSVTLSFIGCIFVGVASGAVMHHGVERPITTWLRDHLRVRHRKFIHQP from the coding sequence TTGCAAACTCTTCGTGCGATTGCGGTTCTTCTGGTTTTGACCTACCATGCGGCGGCCCGAACTGCCCAGATTCTCTCGCGAAATATCGCTGACTGGGGCCGTGGACGCGCAGGGGTCGATATCTTTTTCGTGCTGAGCGGATTCGTAATGGTGTACTCATCCCTGCGTCTCTTCGACGATCCATACGGATGGAAAATTTTCCTAGAGAGGCGGCTCGCGCGGGTTGTTCCAATGTATTGGATTGCGACAACGATTAAGATCGCGATCATGCTGATGGCAGCATCGCTAGTCTTACACTCATCACTTACTCCTTCGACTATATTCCTTTCATTTCTTTTCCTCCCTTCCGCTCTAAAGGAAGGCTCCGGCTTATTGATTCAAGCGGCATGGACTCTCAGTTTCGAGATGCTGTTCTATTGCCTTTTCACTTTTATTCTTTATTTTCGCTTGAGTCTCTTTCCAGTCATGGGAATAGTGCTTTCGTGTTTTACGCTTATCTCATTTTTGCACCCCCAGTCATCCTCCTCGCCCCTCTTTTTCTTCTTCAATTCGGTGATATTTGAGTTTTATTTAGGCATGTTGATTGCGAGATACTGTACAGGGCGCTTCCGAGTCACGCGGGTTCAGGGAATGGCGATCTTTAGTCTAGGAATATCGCTTCTCCTGCTCTTGCCGGAATATCCGACTATTCCTCGACTCTTTACGATGGGCTTACCGTCTGCCATGATGGTAATGGCTATAGTTTTGCTAGAGGAATATCTAGCCCGTCCAGCCAAAGCGATTCTATGGATTGCGGAGGCTTCGTATGCAATCTATCTATTTCAGATGCTTACAATTCAGATAGTTCCTACACTACTAAAACGTATTCACTATCCAAGTGTCACATTGTCGTTTATCGGATGCATCTTTGTCGGTGTGGCGAGCGGCGCAGTCATGCACCATGGCGTTGAAAGACCAATCACAACTTGGCTTAGGGATCATCTGAGAGTGCGGCATCGGAAGTTCATTCATCAGCCATAA